The region ATACCAAGTGAATAAAATTTCACATCAAGAATTGCGTTTTGGAAGGTTACATGATTCTTTTACACGATTAAAGTACTCGCTTTCAGAGAATGTCATTCATCAATTTTCGGATGACTTTATTCACTATTTGCCATTAAATAATCATTTAATTGAAGGTACTCTTGAAACTTTAGATTATTTGCATACTAAATATAATTTGCATATTATAACAAATGGATTTGCCCATGTACAAGAGAGTAAAATGATTAATTCTAACTTAATTGCTTATTTTCACACCATAACAAATTCCGAAATGGCTGGGAGTAAAAAGCCACATCAATCCATTTTTGAATTTGCATTGAACCAATCCAACGCAAAAAAGGAAGAAAGTATTATGATTGGAGATAGTTGGGAAGCAGATGTGCTTGGGGCATTAGATTTTGGAATGCAAGCTATTTACTTTAATCCTGAAAAAATAGAAACGGTTTCATCAGTTATAGAGATTTCAAAATTAATTGAATTAAAAAATATATTTTAAAAATGAAAAAAGTAATTACTATATTAACGCTGTTTTTTGCAGTTTTTATTTCCGCACAAACAAAACAAGCTATATTGATAAGTCATCAATATAATTTTCAAAGCGAAAAAGACTCTTATAATATAAATAATATGTTTAAAGGGATATTAATGTCTTATTTCGATGTGTATTTTGATGATGAAGAGTTGCCAATTGAAATTGCACAAAACAGTTGCAATGCTCTAAAAGCTGATTTAATTGACAATAGTAATGTTTTTGCAACTAAGTTGAAATTTGTTTTTAAAGATTGTCAAAATAAAATTTTGTTTGAAAGCATTGAAGTGAAGTCTAAAGATAAAAGTTCTCAAACAGGTTATATTGAAACTATAAAAATGTTAGCTCCGGAAGTTCAAAAATATATGGCTTCTAAAAGTTCACTTAAAAAAATACCTGAACAAAATAGTACTGAAATTAGTAAAAAAAATGAAACTACTGTAGCTTCAAATTCTATTAATGTTAAATATAAGTTTTTAGAAATACAAAACGGTTTTGCAATTTTAGACGCTACTCCAAAGGTAGTGTTGCAGATTTACAGAACATCTGTTCAAGATGTTTTTATTGCGGATAAGTTTGGTAAAAAAGGAGTGTTCTATAAAAAAGATAATAAATGGTATCTTGAATATTACGATAATGATAAATTAGTTAATGAAGAGTTTGTTTTTTAAACAAACTCTTTTTTTTAATAGTTGTATTTATCTTTCCAACGGTTTTTTAAAAACTGACGCAATTCCTTTTCACGAGCATTTTCCCCAGGTTCAAAAAATTTAGTTTCACTTATATCTTCTGGAAGAAATTCTTGATTGGCAAAATTGTTAGGGTAATCATGTGCGTATTTATACTCTTCACCATAACCCAATTCTTTCATTAATTTTGTTGGCGCGTTTCGCAAATGTAAAGGAACAGGTAAATCTCCTGTTTGTTTTACAACTTGTTGTGCTTTACCAATTGCCATATAGCTGGCATTGCTTTTAGCAGAAGTGGCTAAGTAAATGGCGCATTGGCTTAAGATTATTCTACTCTCTGGATAACCAATAGTAGTAACTGCCTGAAAGGTGTTGTTAGCCATAATCAAAGCAGTTGGATTGGCATTTCCAATATCTTCACTCGCTAATATTAACATGCGTCGGGCAATAAATTTTACGTCTTCACCACCTTCAATCATCCGAGCCAACCAATAAACCGCGCCGTTTGGATCACTACCTCGAATAGATTTTATAAAAGCGGAAACAATATCATAATGTTGTTCTCCAGTTTTGTCATATAACACCGTGTTTTTTTGAACCAATTGCATTACTTTTTCATTAGTAATAACAATATTGTCCGTTTCAGATGCATTTATAATTAATTCAAAAACATTCAACAACTTTCTTCCATCTCCACCCGACAATCGAAGTAAAGCTTCTGTTTCTTGAAGGTCGATATGTTTAGTTTTAAGAATTTCATCGGTTGCAATTGCTCTATGTAAAATAGCTTCTAAATCTTCTTTAGTAAACGCATTTAAAATATAAACCTGACATCTTGACAATAAAGCGGGTATGACTTCAAAACTCGGATTTTCAGTAGTAGCGCCAATTAAGGTAATCCAGCCTTTTTCAACTGCTGCTAATAAGGAATCTTGTTGTGATTTGCTAAAACGGTGAATTTCATCAATAAATAAAATGGGATTTTTTGTAGTGAACATTCCACCACTATTTTTTGCTTTATCTAAAACTTCACGAATGTCTTTTACTCCACTGTTAATAGCACTTAATTCATAGAAAGGACGATTACTTTCTTGAGCCATAATTTGAGCTAAAGTCGTTTTTCCAGTGCCTGGAGGTCCCCAAAGTATTAAACTAGGAATAACACCACGGGCAATTTGTTGCGTTAAAGAACCGTTTTCACCTACCAAATGGGTTTGACTGATGTATTCTTGTAAGTTTTTGGGACGAATGCGTTCTGCTAATGGGATATTCATGATTTTTGGTTTTCTATTACAAATGTATTTAATATTTTTATGTTCTAACGTAAATCTGACAAAATAGCGTAAAACTAAAGTTGGCTTTACTTTTGACATAAATTAACAATGCACACACATTCATCTATAGATAAAAATTTTTATTTTTCACCATCAGTGATAAGTATTCCATTGGCTTTAGTATTGTTCATGTGGATTGGTTTTTATGTTGATTTCAAATGGTATCCACAGTTATATGAATTCGGAATTTTACCTAAAACAATAAAAGGATTGCGAGGGATACCTTTTCATGTTTTTATTCACGGTGATTTCAAACATTTACTCAACAATACGTTTCCCGCTTTTTTCTTAATTATGGCGTTGCGTTATTTCTATCGTAAGCAATTTTGGAATGTATTGTTACTCGGGATTTTGTTTTCTGGACTAGGAACGTGGTTATTGGGTAGAAACAGTTACCATATTGGTGCAAGTGGATTGATTTATTGTTTGGTAAGTTTTATGTTTTTTAAAGGAATTATGACCAAATATTTCCGTCTGGTAGCTTTATCGCTTACCATTGTTATTTTATATGGCGGAATTTTGTGGTTTATGTTTCCAAGTGAACACGTTGCAAAAGAAGGAATTTCATGGGAAGCGCACTTTGCCGGTTTTGTAGTTGGTGTTTTGTTTAGTATTATGTTTAAAACACCACAATTTGAAAAACCAATATATTACGATTGGGAACATCCCGATTTCGACCCAAGTCAGGCGCCCTTTTTTAAACAATTTGATGCAAAAGGAAATTTCATTAATCCGCCAAAACCAGAAATTGTTGAAGAACCTAAACCCGAAGTTGAAGGATATTTCACATCATCCATTCGTGTGATTTATGAATTTTTGGGCGGGAAAAATTGATTTATAAAATAAATTCTTATATTTTTGAAATTAAAAATGAAATACGCTCTTGTTTTTTTCTTTATAGTTAATGTTTCTTGTTCAACTATTGTCGAATTAGCAAATGGGGTTAATAAAGAAAGTAAATCCAAAGAATATTATTTGAAACTTTTTGAAAGAAAAGGCATTGATGCAAACGTAATTTATTTTCCAGTAATTAATGATCAAAAAGAAAGAAATCAATTTCTATATCAAATAACAAGGCAAAAATATTACTATTTTTATGGAGTAATTAAAAATGAAAATTCAAAATATTGGTTTAAAAATATTTCAGATGCTTCACATGGTTGTCAACAGGTGCTGTTTTCACTTCAAAATGAGGCTGTTTATCCCTTAAAGTGTTATCAGAAAAATGAAATTCCGTTATTAAATTATTCATATAAGAATTCAATTGGAGAGGAGTTCGTCGTATCTAATAAAAAAACGGTCATTTTGTTATATAATCATGCTATTGGTAAAGCTATCTTTAAAGATATTAAACCTATTTTAGAATTTGTTCAAAAGAATAACGAGTACAATTGTAGAATAATAGTAGCAGATTTTTTTAATGAATAAAAGTGTTTTTATTTCTAAACAAGCAAAAGCTCAATTTCTAAAAGTATTAGAAAAAGAATTAAAAGAAAAAATTCAAGCAATTACAATTTGTTCAAATCTTACTGAAGATGAAAAACAAAATGAAATACAAGCGCTCAAATTAAATTTTAAAAAGAAAAAAAGGAATTAGGTTTTAGTTTGTTTTAATTCTGAAATATCTATGTCTTAACTTGTTGCTGAACATTAAACTACAACCTTTGTCTTACCGCTTCATATAAAAAAGCCCCGCAAGCCACTGAAACATTTAATGATTCTATGGTTCCATACATAGGTAGTTTGGCTTTTTCGTCAACAATCTTTAATACAGACGGATTCACACCTCGTTCTTCATTTCCCATAATAATGGCAACCGGTGCAGAAAAGTCAATGTCATAAATGTTGTTGTCTGTTTTTTCAGTAGCAGCAACCGTTTTAATTCCACTGCCTTGTAAATGAAAAATAGCGTCTTTAATATGATCTACTTTACAAATAGGAACATTAAACACGGCTCCAGCCGAAGTTTTTACCGTATCGCCATTTACTGGCGCACTTCCTTGTTTTTGAATGATGATGCCATCAACCCCCGTACATTCTGCTGTTCTAATTATCGCACCAAAATTACGAGCATCCGACAATTGATCTAAAATTAAAAACAACGGATTTTCTTTTTTAGCCAAAGTCGATTCAATCAATTCTTCTAAGTCAATGAAACCAATCGGTGAGATAGTAGCCACTGCTCCTTGGTGATTCATAGAAGTCATTCGGTTTAATTTTTCAACCGGAACATAACTGTAATTAATGTTTTTAGCTTTAATCACTTTGTTTAATTCACGCATCAATTCGCCTTGTGCTTCTTTGTGAATAAATACTTTGTCAATAACTGTTCCTGATTGAATAGCTTCAATTATGGCTCTAATTCCGAATATTTGATTGTCGTTCTTCATGCTGCAAAGATAAAGTAAAGTTTAATGTTTGAAGTTGAAAGTGTAAAGTTTTTTAATCTAGGTTTAAAAAGTGGTTTTAAAACTTACCTGTACAATAGAATTAGATAGTTTAATGGCTTGGCCACTTGAGGATCCATTAGCATATACCAAATTAAATATTCCGCCTTTGTTTAATAAACCTATTCCAAATCCTAAACCATATAAATTAGAAGAAGTTGTATTAGCTTTGTCTTGGAAATAACCAAAATCGGTAATGGTGTGTAAATATAAATTGGAGGCTACCACATATCGGTATTCGGCAAACAAACCGCCAAAAATATTACCTTGTAAACTGTTTTCGTTAAATCCTCTAATAGATTGTATTCCTCCAAAGCGATACAATTCGTTGGTGTAATAATCCGGACTTTGTAAATAATACACATCCGATTTTAAATGAATGTAGTTTTTAGGGTTCAAGGGTAAAAGTTGTAAAGCTTGAATTTGTCCAAAAAACTGATTCGCTTTTTCACCTCCAGTCGTTCGGTTACCTAATCCAAATTTAGTTGCTATGTAAAACTGTTCCGGAAACAAGTCGTTTTCATAATTGGTTCTTCGGTGTTCAAAAGTTGTGGTATAAAACGTCGATTTTAAATCTTTTATTAAGGCAGCAGAAATTTTTTGAATGGCTTCTGAAGTATTGTCTTTAATTCCTAAAAAGATTTTTGTGTTGTATCGAATCATATATCCTAAGTCAAAATCGAAACTGCTGTTTTGAAAAATGGTGTCTTGTTTAAAGATTTTTAAATTACCTTTCAAAGCTAAAGGTGATTTAAAAACATAAGCCAAATCTAAATTGACATTAAAGGTGCTTTGTTTGTTGCCGTCGTTTTTCCAATATAAATTAAAGCGTTCGCCCGAATTTAAATTGTTAAACAAATTCAAGTCTAAATAGCCGTTGAATTGGAGTTTCTGTTTTTCTTCATTAGTTCCAAAACCGATAAATCCATCAAAACTGTTGTTTTTTCTTTTTTCTAGGTACACATATATCTGTGTGGAATCTTTAGTTAATAATACTTCCGGATATTTCGTTTGATTCACAAATGGCAAAGTATTGAAATCGCGATTGATGTTTTTGACCAATTCCTGATTAAAAGGTTTTTGTTTGTATTTACGTTCGTATACTTTTTTTACCCCTTTCGGGAAATTATCATAACCTTTAAAAACAAGCGAATTGATTTTTCGAACACTGTTTAAATCAACAATTAAAAAAGCCTGAAGTTGTTGGTTTACTTGAGTAAAGTTTTCTAAATGCAATTTAGCTAAGGCGTAACCTTTTCGTTCCAAAATAGCCAATTGTGTGTTTAAAAACGATTCGGTTTCTGAAATAAGAACTGTTTTATTTTCACTTATTCCTAGAATAGATTTTATATCTTCAGAAAGTAAATCGGTTTTGATCATTAGATTTTGAGTTTTCGTTCCAAGGGTATAGTAAAACACAAATGTTGAATCGTTTGTTTTTTCGTTTTTTACTAATTGCGAGGCTAAAAATCCAGCTTGAGTTATTTTGTTTCCTAAAGATTTATTTTCGTCTATAATGGATTGAACATTGCTGTGCTTTTTAGTATAGCCAATGCTGTCTAAAACTTTTGTTTCAGTTAAGGAAGAACCTTCTACTTTTAGATAAAAGTTTTGACTCCAACTAATTGAAGTAATAAAAAGAAAAATAAACCCTTTCCAATTCATGCAGTAAATATAACGTATTTTGTGGTTTTTAATTGCGTAATGTTGTTATATATAGTTTCTAAGGGGAGTTGAGTTAATTTAAAGTTAGGCTAAAAGAGTTAAAAATTAACAAATTAACTACCTCAAAATAAAATAATTAAATTTCATTTGGATTGTAAAAAATAATTTCTAATTTTGCATCCCCTAAAATAGGGTAATTAAAACAAGTATTAATTTATTAGTAATTATGCCAACAATTCAACAATTAGTAAGAACTGGAAGAGCCAAAATAACTAAGAAGAGCAAATCGGCTGCTTTAGATTCTTGTCCTCAAAGAAGAGGGGTTTGTACGCGTGTTTACACTACTACGCCAAAAAAACCAAACTCTGCAATGCGTAAAGTTGCAAGGGTACGTTTAACAAATGGTAATGAGGTGAATGCTTACATCCCGGGTGAAGGACACAATTTACAAGAGCACTCGATAGTATTAGTTAGAGGTGGAAGGGTAAAAGATTTACCAGGAGTTAGATACCACATCGTTCGTGGTGCGTTAGACACAGCAGGAGTTAAAGACCGTACACAAAGAAGATCTAAGTATGGTGCAAAACGTCCTAAAGTTGCTGCAAAATAATTAATGTTTAACGTAAACTAAAAAAGAAAAGAAATGAGAAAAAGACAGGCCAAAAAAAGACCTCTTTTACCAGATCCAAAATTTAATGATCAATTAGTTACACGTTTCGTTAATAACTTAATGTGGGATGGTAAAAAATCAGTTGCTTTCAAAGTATTCTACGATGCATTAGATATCGTTGAGTCTAAAAAGCAAGATGCTGAGAAATCAGCTTTAGAAATTTGGAAAGATGCATTAACTAACGTTATGCCTCACGTAGAAGTACGTTCTCGCCGTGTAGGTGGAGCTACATTCCAAATTCCAATGCAAATTCGTCCAGATAGAAAAATTTCTATGGCAATGAAATGGATGATTCTTTATGCAAGAAAAAGAAATGAGAAATCTACAGCTGGTAAATTAGCTTCAGAAATTTTAGCTGCTGCTAAAGAAGAAGGTGCTGCTGTGAAGAAAAGAATGGATACTCACAAAATGGCAGAGGCTAACAAAGCATTCTCTCACTTTAGATTTTAATTCATAAAGAAATGGCTAGAGATTTAAAATTTACAAGAAATATTGGTATTGCCGCTCACATTGATGCTGGTAAGACTACGACTACTGAGCGTATTTTATACTACACTGGTAAGTCACACAAAATCGGTGAAGTTCACGACGGTGCTGCAACAATGGACTGGATGGCGCAAGAGCAAGAAAGAGGTATTACAATTACTTCTGCTGCTACAACTTGTACTTGGAACTTCCCAACTGAGCAAGGTAAAAATTTACCTGAAACTCAAGGATACCACTTTAACATTATCGATACTCCAGGACACGTTGACTTTACTGTAGAGGTAAACCGTTCATTACGTGTATTAGACGGATTAGTGTTCTTATTCTCTGCAGTAGACGGAGTTGAGCCACAGTCTGAAACGAACTGGAGATTGGCTGACCAATACAGAGTTCCTCGTATGGGATTTGTTAACAAGATGGACCGTCAAGGATCTAACTTCTTAGCAGTTTGTCAGCAAGTTAAAGACATGTTGAAATCTAATGCGGTGCCAATTGTATTACCAATTGGTGAGGAAATGGATTTCAAAGGTGTGGTTGACTTAATCAAAAATCAAGCTATTGTATGGCATGATGAAACGCAAG is a window of Flavobacterium indicum GPTSA100-9 = DSM 17447 DNA encoding:
- a CDS encoding YjjG family noncanonical pyrimidine nucleotidase, producing the protein MKNIKHIFFDLDHTLWDFEKNSALAFERIFEENQIPIPIEDFMNVYNPINQEYWKLYQVNKISHQELRFGRLHDSFTRLKYSLSENVIHQFSDDFIHYLPLNNHLIEGTLETLDYLHTKYNLHIITNGFAHVQESKMINSNLIAYFHTITNSEMAGSKKPHQSIFEFALNQSNAKKEESIMIGDSWEADVLGALDFGMQAIYFNPEKIETVSSVIEISKLIELKNIF
- a CDS encoding replication-associated recombination protein A, with the translated sequence MNIPLAERIRPKNLQEYISQTHLVGENGSLTQQIARGVIPSLILWGPPGTGKTTLAQIMAQESNRPFYELSAINSGVKDIREVLDKAKNSGGMFTTKNPILFIDEIHRFSKSQQDSLLAAVEKGWITLIGATTENPSFEVIPALLSRCQVYILNAFTKEDLEAILHRAIATDEILKTKHIDLQETEALLRLSGGDGRKLLNVFELIINASETDNIVITNEKVMQLVQKNTVLYDKTGEQHYDIVSAFIKSIRGSDPNGAVYWLARMIEGGEDVKFIARRMLILASEDIGNANPTALIMANNTFQAVTTIGYPESRIILSQCAIYLATSAKSNASYMAIGKAQQVVKQTGDLPVPLHLRNAPTKLMKELGYGEEYKYAHDYPNNFANQEFLPEDISETKFFEPGENAREKELRQFLKNRWKDKYNY
- a CDS encoding rhomboid family intramembrane serine protease, with protein sequence MHTHSSIDKNFYFSPSVISIPLALVLFMWIGFYVDFKWYPQLYEFGILPKTIKGLRGIPFHVFIHGDFKHLLNNTFPAFFLIMALRYFYRKQFWNVLLLGILFSGLGTWLLGRNSYHIGASGLIYCLVSFMFFKGIMTKYFRLVALSLTIVILYGGILWFMFPSEHVAKEGISWEAHFAGFVVGVLFSIMFKTPQFEKPIYYDWEHPDFDPSQAPFFKQFDAKGNFINPPKPEIVEEPKPEVEGYFTSSIRVIYEFLGGKN
- the rlmB gene encoding 23S rRNA (guanosine(2251)-2'-O)-methyltransferase RlmB, with amino-acid sequence MKNDNQIFGIRAIIEAIQSGTVIDKVFIHKEAQGELMRELNKVIKAKNINYSYVPVEKLNRMTSMNHQGAVATISPIGFIDLEELIESTLAKKENPLFLILDQLSDARNFGAIIRTAECTGVDGIIIQKQGSAPVNGDTVKTSAGAVFNVPICKVDHIKDAIFHLQGSGIKTVAATEKTDNNIYDIDFSAPVAIIMGNEERGVNPSVLKIVDEKAKLPMYGTIESLNVSVACGAFLYEAVRQRL
- a CDS encoding BamA/TamA family outer membrane protein, coding for MNWKGFIFLFITSISWSQNFYLKVEGSSLTETKVLDSIGYTKKHSNVQSIIDENKSLGNKITQAGFLASQLVKNEKTNDSTFVFYYTLGTKTQNLMIKTDLLSEDIKSILGISENKTVLISETESFLNTQLAILERKGYALAKLHLENFTQVNQQLQAFLIVDLNSVRKINSLVFKGYDNFPKGVKKVYERKYKQKPFNQELVKNINRDFNTLPFVNQTKYPEVLLTKDSTQIYVYLEKRKNNSFDGFIGFGTNEEKQKLQFNGYLDLNLFNNLNSGERFNLYWKNDGNKQSTFNVNLDLAYVFKSPLALKGNLKIFKQDTIFQNSSFDFDLGYMIRYNTKIFLGIKDNTSEAIQKISAALIKDLKSTFYTTTFEHRRTNYENDLFPEQFYIATKFGLGNRTTGGEKANQFFGQIQALQLLPLNPKNYIHLKSDVYYLQSPDYYTNELYRFGGIQSIRGFNENSLQGNIFGGLFAEYRYVVASNLYLHTITDFGYFQDKANTTSSNLYGLGFGIGLLNKGGIFNLVYANGSSSGQAIKLSNSIVQVSFKTTF
- the rpsL gene encoding 30S ribosomal protein S12 gives rise to the protein MPTIQQLVRTGRAKITKKSKSAALDSCPQRRGVCTRVYTTTPKKPNSAMRKVARVRLTNGNEVNAYIPGEGHNLQEHSIVLVRGGRVKDLPGVRYHIVRGALDTAGVKDRTQRRSKYGAKRPKVAAK
- the rpsG gene encoding 30S ribosomal protein S7 yields the protein MRKRQAKKRPLLPDPKFNDQLVTRFVNNLMWDGKKSVAFKVFYDALDIVESKKQDAEKSALEIWKDALTNVMPHVEVRSRRVGGATFQIPMQIRPDRKISMAMKWMILYARKRNEKSTAGKLASEILAAAKEEGAAVKKRMDTHKMAEANKAFSHFRF